In Gossypium raimondii isolate GPD5lz chromosome 12, ASM2569854v1, whole genome shotgun sequence, a single window of DNA contains:
- the LOC105764211 gene encoding uncharacterized protein LOC105764211, whose product MEKAPVTRQNSDEIDKFLDGAASFADMMFGFIDESNDSEENLRDFVVDDEDANNDEDPSEIEQRKIFWEAQEKLLQATLYRTTSLESRIRQATKEALREIDAVGVQCTCRRPEDGGCRNCLQRELSIRLQSVDFNCYICKSKWRSSPEIPSGEHTYLEVVDKSKAKKGEVRVVIELNFRAEFEMARASEDYNKLIAVLPELLVGKAERFKALTKILCLAAKKCMKEKKMHLAPWRKYKYMQAKWLGTYERRTPAPLAVGYSDRQQKPKASMLTSDLRENLPALHYTAVEVVW is encoded by the exons ATGGAAAAGGCGCCAGTGACGCGACAGAATTCCGATGAAATCGACAAGTTCCTTGACGGAGCGGCGAGCTTTGCCGATATGATGTTTGGGTTCATCGACGAAAGCAATGATTCCGAGGAAAATTTAAGGGACTTTGTTGTCGATGACGAGGATGCTAACAATGATGAAGATCCTAGTGAGATCGAACAGAGGAAAATTTTCTGGGAAGCCCAAGAAAAGCTTCTTCAG GCAACATTGTACCGAACGACTTCTCTAGAATCAAGAATTCGACAAGCTACAAAAGAAGCATTGAGGGAAATAGATGCAGTGGGAGTGCAATGCACTTGCCGGAGACCGGAGGACGGAGGATGCCGGAACTGTTTGCAAAGGGAACTATCGATTCGTCTCCAAAGCGTAGATTTCAATTGTTACATATGCAAGTCTAAGTGGAGGAGCTCCCCCGAGATTCCGTCGGGGGAGCACACGTATTTAGAAGTGGTAGACAAATCAAAGGCCAAAAAGGGGGAGGTGAGGGTGGTGATCGAGTTGAATTTCAGGGCCGAATTCGAAATGGCGAGGGCAAGCGAAGATTACAACAAGCTAATCGCTGTGCTACCGGAACTATTGGTGGGCAAAGCAGAGAGGTTCAAAGCACTGACCAAGATATTATGCTTGGCAGCCAAAAAATGcatgaaagagaaaaagatgCACTTGGCTCCATGGAGGAAGTACAAGTACATGCAAGCCAAGTGGTTGGGAACATACGAGAGAAGAACGCCAGCACCCTTGGCCGTCGGATATTCAGACCGGCAGCAAAAGCCCAAGGCTTCCATGTTAACTTCTGATCTGCGTGAGAATTTGCCTGCCTTGCATTACACTGCTGTTGAAGTCGTGTGGTGA